The Desulfovibrionales bacterium genome includes a window with the following:
- the yedE gene encoding YedE family putative selenium transporter — protein MNKTKNFFGTRTGIVATGAIIGILAALLQKMGNPGNMGICVACFERDIAGALGLHRAAVVQYIRPEIIGFVFGALIAAYAFKEFRPRAGSAPIVRFFLGFFAMTGALVFLGCPWRALLRLSAGDGNAIAGLIGLTAGIAIGVAFLKNGYNLGRTQKSYVAMGWILPLAMGALLIFLLLAPQMGDNGQTGPIFFSAKGPGSLHAPIAVSLLIGLFIGFIAQRTRFCTMGAVRDIILMRDFHLASGVLALIAGAFVTNLILGQFQAGFENQPIAHTNQLWNFGGMALAGLSFALAGGCPGRQLFLAGEGDGDAGVLVLGMIIGAGFAHNFSLASSPKGVGLYGPLAVLIGLAFCFFVGLTMREKI, from the coding sequence ATGAACAAAACGAAGAACTTTTTCGGAACGCGTACCGGGATCGTAGCTACGGGCGCTATTATCGGGATACTGGCCGCCTTACTTCAGAAGATGGGTAACCCGGGTAATATGGGTATATGCGTGGCCTGCTTTGAAAGGGATATTGCCGGCGCCCTGGGTCTGCACCGCGCGGCCGTTGTTCAGTATATCCGGCCGGAGATAATCGGGTTTGTCTTCGGCGCTCTGATAGCCGCCTACGCCTTTAAAGAGTTCAGGCCGCGCGCGGGATCTGCTCCTATTGTCCGTTTTTTTCTTGGTTTTTTTGCCATGACCGGGGCACTGGTCTTTCTCGGATGTCCATGGCGGGCCTTACTTAGACTATCGGCCGGCGATGGGAATGCTATTGCCGGTTTAATCGGCCTTACAGCAGGCATAGCTATCGGGGTGGCCTTTCTGAAAAACGGTTACAATCTGGGCCGGACACAGAAGAGCTATGTTGCTATGGGGTGGATACTGCCGTTAGCCATGGGCGCACTTCTTATATTTCTTTTACTGGCTCCTCAGATGGGTGATAATGGCCAAACCGGGCCGATTTTTTTCAGCGCCAAGGGGCCGGGGTCTCTGCACGCGCCTATAGCCGTGTCACTCCTGATCGGCCTGTTTATCGGGTTTATTGCGCAACGGACCCGGTTCTGCACCATGGGGGCGGTCAGGGACATAATTTTAATGCGGGATTTTCACCTGGCGAGCGGCGTATTGGCGCTGATTGCCGGCGCATTCGTTACCAACCTGATCCTCGGTCAGTTTCAGGCCGGTTTTGAAAACCAGCCGATCGCCCATACCAATCAGTTGTGGAATTTTGGCGGCATGGCGCTGGCCGGACTGTCCTTTGCCCTGGCCGGCGGATGTCCGGGGCGACAATTATTCCTGGCTGGCGAAGGCGATGGCGATGCCGGTGTATTGGTACTGGGTATGATTATCGGCGCTGGTTTTGCCCATAACTTTTCCCTGGCCAGTTCTCCCAAGGGGGTTGGCCTTTATGGGCCGCTGGCCGTCCTCATAGGGCTTGCCTTTTGTTTCTTTGTCGGTCTTACCATGCGCGAAAAGATCTAA
- a CDS encoding sulfurtransferase TusA family protein yields MTDSVDARGLSCPQPVILARQKMQSMGRGAFEVKVDTDTARENITRLAQKEGWEVESKEAGREYVLVLTKG; encoded by the coding sequence ATGACGGATTCTGTAGATGCCCGTGGACTTTCCTGTCCTCAGCCGGTGATTCTGGCCCGTCAGAAGATGCAGTCAATGGGACGGGGCGCCTTTGAAGTGAAGGTGGACACAGATACCGCCAGGGAGAACATCACCCGGCTGGCTCAAAAAGAGGGATGGGAGGTAGAGAGCAAAGAAGCAGGCCGTGAATATGTACTGGTGTTGACAAAAGGGTAA
- a CDS encoding bifunctional nuclease family protein: MEGLEDMIAVHDVQLVEQQDGYQIILKEKADSKYYFTMLIGPAEFAAIAKEKGTYRPPRPLTHDLYLGILKNLGIKFLRVEIYEQQDNAYIANVFYEKGENEVGVDSRPSDALALALNQQIPILVRRKLFKTEVSKEEREFYRDIIKVVKFKETE, encoded by the coding sequence TTGGAAGGGCTGGAAGATATGATAGCCGTGCATGATGTCCAACTGGTAGAGCAACAGGATGGGTATCAGATTATCTTAAAAGAGAAGGCGGACAGTAAATATTATTTTACGATGCTCATCGGTCCGGCTGAATTCGCTGCCATTGCCAAGGAAAAAGGCACTTACAGGCCCCCCCGGCCGCTAACGCATGATCTTTATTTAGGGATATTGAAAAATCTGGGCATTAAATTCTTGCGTGTGGAGATATATGAGCAGCAAGATAATGCTTATATTGCCAATGTCTTTTATGAAAAAGGCGAGAACGAGGTCGGGGTTGATTCCAGGCCCAGTGATGCCCTGGCCCTGGCCTTGAATCAGCAAATTCCTATACTGGTCAGGCGGAAACTATTTAAGACCGAGGTATCCAAGGAAGAAAGGGAATTTTACAGGGATATAATTAAGGTAGTAAAATTTAAAGAAACAGAATAA
- a CDS encoding TIGR00730 family Rossman fold protein produces the protein MELRFHEPNLEIDDRIESLMDLAGIDANRDIIRELIIASLKGGQDTRDRGDLKMMNTTLKEMRYTAKVFGPYRNQLKVTVFGSARTLPGTPLYDMALRFARGLVENGFMVITGGGPGIMEAANKGAGHENSFGVTIKLPFEQVTNEIIASNPRMIQYKYFFNRKVAFIKETHAVALFPGGFGTMDEAMEAMTLVQTGKQNPIPIVFLETGGNGYWGKWMEFLQDCLVKGEYISPEDVSLLTILNDEKEAVKIITAFYRRYHSMRYIGDMVVLRLKTRPEQYAIQALNEEFPEDLLPGGKFEAREALPEEQDEPELLELPRLTFPFNKKSFASLKAIIERVNSF, from the coding sequence ATGGAACTCCGTTTTCATGAGCCTAACCTCGAAATTGATGACCGGATAGAGTCCTTGATGGACCTGGCAGGCATTGATGCCAATCGCGATATTATACGCGAATTAATTATTGCCAGCCTGAAGGGTGGTCAGGACACCAGGGATCGCGGTGACCTGAAGATGATGAATACCACCCTCAAAGAGATGCGTTATACTGCAAAGGTCTTTGGGCCTTATCGGAACCAGCTCAAAGTAACGGTATTTGGTTCAGCCAGAACCCTTCCCGGCACACCGCTTTATGATATGGCCCTTCGCTTTGCCCGCGGGTTGGTCGAAAACGGCTTTATGGTGATTACCGGCGGCGGTCCTGGGATCATGGAAGCAGCCAACAAGGGGGCCGGTCACGAGAATTCCTTTGGTGTTACTATCAAACTCCCTTTTGAACAGGTGACTAATGAGATAATAGCCTCTAATCCACGCATGATCCAGTACAAATACTTTTTTAACCGCAAGGTGGCCTTTATTAAGGAAACCCATGCTGTGGCGCTGTTCCCCGGCGGGTTTGGAACCATGGACGAGGCTATGGAGGCCATGACCCTCGTCCAGACCGGGAAACAGAATCCCATCCCTATCGTGTTTCTCGAAACCGGGGGAAATGGATATTGGGGAAAATGGATGGAATTTCTGCAAGACTGCCTGGTTAAGGGCGAATATATCTCACCGGAAGACGTAAGCTTACTCACCATCCTCAACGATGAAAAAGAGGCGGTAAAAATTATCACAGCGTTTTATCGCCGTTATCACTCCATGCGCTACATAGGAGATATGGTGGTCTTACGCCTTAAAACCCGCCCGGAACAATATGCTATACAGGCATTAAACGAGGAATTCCCGGAGGATCTCCTGCCCGGTGGAAAATTTGAGGCCCGGGAGGCCTTACCGGAGGAACAAGACGAACCCGAATTATTAGAACTGCCGCGTTTAACGTTCCCCTTCAATAAGAAATCTTTCGCCAGCCTTAAGGCTATAATCGAGCGGGTAAATAGTTTTTGA
- a CDS encoding YkgJ family cysteine cluster protein, with protein sequence MTEPNKVVTGEAGELGEPRPLMPGERFRFACRKGLRCFTHCCRDLNLFLSPYDILRLKNRLGISSGDFLRKYASTNIGIVSGFPVMTLRMNKDQERTCPFVTPDGCTVYADRPASCRTYPLGRLVEKNRDTNRKKENYFIFQEDHCLGFAEPNEWSIEEWLDDQEIKIYNEMNDLFMELIVSRDRAGIKNLTDEQMRNFALACYNPDKFKDMVFTPGFLEEFDLSVEYVTRLRSDELELMKFGIRWAQFMVFGEKTLLLKSGPPQEDQS encoded by the coding sequence ATGACAGAACCGAACAAAGTTGTAACTGGAGAAGCAGGCGAGTTAGGAGAGCCCCGGCCGCTCATGCCGGGCGAGAGGTTTCGCTTTGCCTGCCGTAAGGGATTAAGATGTTTTACCCATTGTTGCCGTGACCTTAATCTCTTCCTCTCGCCTTATGATATACTGCGCCTGAAAAACAGACTGGGCATTTCATCCGGCGATTTTCTGCGGAAATATGCCTCTACCAATATCGGTATTGTCTCGGGATTCCCGGTGATGACTCTTCGTATGAACAAGGACCAGGAGCGGACCTGCCCTTTTGTTACGCCGGACGGGTGCACCGTCTATGCGGACCGGCCTGCCTCCTGCCGCACTTATCCTCTCGGTCGCCTGGTAGAAAAAAACAGAGATACCAACCGGAAAAAAGAGAACTATTTTATCTTCCAGGAAGACCATTGCCTGGGGTTTGCAGAGCCGAATGAATGGTCTATAGAAGAGTGGCTGGATGATCAGGAGATAAAAATTTATAACGAGATGAATGACCTTTTTATGGAACTTATTGTGAGCAGGGATCGTGCCGGGATTAAAAATCTGACCGATGAGCAGATGCGAAATTTTGCCCTGGCCTGCTACAACCCGGATAAATTCAAGGACATGGTTTTTACACCAGGGTTCCTGGAAGAATTTGACCTTTCGGTCGAGTATGTTACCCGGCTTCGTTCAGATGAACTGGAACTGATGAAGTTCGGCATCAGGTGGGCCCAGTTTATGGTTTTTGGGGAAAAGACGCTCCTGCTTAAGTCGGGTCCGCCGCAGGAGGATCAAAGTTGA
- a CDS encoding deoxyhypusine synthase family protein, which yields MKSKPSSGYSHLSQGAKLRKRKILAEAIRPVEISPGMTVGDLLGQMNGMSIQARNLGNCARVLSRMFEDPDRPTIFLGLAGPLIAAGLRNVIRELIVGGYIDVVVSTGAILYQDIYQARGYKHYKGTPAADDRILRDLYIDRIYDTYVDEEAFWKTDMWCSKIADELPPGNYSSRQYIDFIGSHLDDERSIVYQCHRMGIPIFAPAINDSSIGIGLTEHRHRCKTDSKPGVAIDSIQDNYELTQIVVRSKKTAAIYVAGGVPKNYINDSIVMSYIFSLERGHSYAIQVTTAVSHDGGLSGSTLGEAQSWGKIKKDADFAMAWVEPSVSLSLLAAYAMEKHPAPARPRLVFNWEGDILKGLKPEKVARKTRRIKSSSKVEVES from the coding sequence ATGAAATCAAAGCCGTCTTCCGGTTATAGCCATCTGTCTCAGGGGGCTAAACTTCGTAAACGTAAAATTTTAGCTGAGGCGATACGTCCCGTGGAGATATCACCGGGGATGACCGTGGGTGACCTGCTGGGACAAATGAACGGGATGTCCATACAGGCACGAAATCTGGGCAATTGCGCGAGAGTTCTGTCCAGGATGTTCGAAGATCCTGACCGGCCTACGATTTTCCTGGGGCTGGCCGGCCCCCTGATCGCCGCCGGATTAAGGAATGTCATACGTGAGTTAATTGTAGGAGGTTATATAGACGTAGTGGTGTCAACCGGGGCCATCCTCTATCAGGATATATACCAGGCCAGAGGATATAAGCATTATAAGGGGACTCCGGCGGCAGATGACCGGATACTCAGAGACCTTTACATAGACCGTATCTATGATACTTACGTAGATGAGGAGGCCTTCTGGAAAACCGATATGTGGTGCAGCAAGATTGCCGATGAACTGCCGCCCGGTAATTATTCCAGCCGGCAGTACATAGATTTTATCGGCTCTCATCTGGATGACGAACGCTCTATAGTTTACCAATGCCACCGCATGGGCATACCTATTTTTGCCCCGGCTATAAATGATTCTTCCATAGGCATCGGCCTTACTGAACACCGGCACAGGTGTAAAACGGACTCAAAGCCGGGAGTTGCCATTGATTCTATTCAGGACAATTATGAGCTTACACAGATTGTGGTCAGGTCAAAAAAGACGGCGGCCATCTACGTGGCCGGTGGCGTACCGAAAAACTACATCAACGACTCCATAGTTATGAGTTATATATTCAGTCTGGAACGCGGACACTCCTATGCCATACAGGTCACCACAGCGGTTTCACATGACGGCGGTCTTTCCGGTTCAACCCTGGGTGAAGCCCAGTCCTGGGGGAAGATAAAAAAAGATGCAGACTTTGCCATGGCCTGGGTAGAACCCAGTGTCTCCTTATCGCTGCTGGCCGCTTATGCGATGGAAAAACATCCTGCGCCGGCCAGGCCAAGGTTGGTATTTAATTGGGAAGGGGACATCCTCAAAGGATTAAAGCCGGAAAAGGTTGCCCGGAAGACAAGACGGATCAAATCAAGTTCAAAGGTCGAAGTTGAAAGCTGA
- a CDS encoding PilZ domain-containing protein yields METLVGKNALRFLREIMLRKTQLSLFIPGADYTRLTIILKLPVIGDQQYVAMDWIEDFADIILSHPDPKLIFECIDSQKIPYRFSTRPYKAEDREIWVYSPKEIVRIQRRRHFRIDVPSGSEVRMSPGGETSAFAIKDISVSGLAILVPRNKGKEKFLKLGDELKEIRVNLLLEGQVYGIDVKSAIVRRLQDNMETNVIQCGLEFTGIDNKTENIMNDYIRRLERSMLRKLRGMED; encoded by the coding sequence ATGGAAACCCTTGTCGGTAAAAATGCCCTGCGTTTTTTGCGCGAGATCATGTTGAGGAAAACTCAACTCAGCCTGTTTATTCCTGGCGCTGATTACACTCGCTTAACTATCATCCTCAAGCTCCCTGTAATCGGTGACCAACAATATGTGGCAATGGACTGGATAGAAGATTTTGCGGATATTATTCTCTCTCATCCGGATCCCAAGCTTATCTTTGAATGTATTGACAGCCAAAAAATCCCGTATCGTTTTTCAACCAGGCCCTACAAGGCAGAGGACAGGGAGATATGGGTCTATTCCCCCAAAGAAATTGTTCGTATCCAAAGACGGCGGCACTTCCGTATTGATGTCCCCTCAGGCAGTGAAGTGAGGATGTCCCCGGGAGGAGAAACCTCGGCCTTCGCCATAAAAGACATCAGTGTAAGCGGATTAGCTATCCTCGTCCCCCGAAACAAGGGTAAGGAAAAATTTCTAAAGCTCGGTGATGAACTAAAAGAGATCAGAGTCAATCTCCTCCTGGAGGGACAAGTTTACGGGATTGACGTAAAGTCAGCCATAGTAAGAAGGTTGCAGGATAATATGGAGACCAACGTGATCCAGTGCGGATTAGAATTCACAGGTATTGATAATAAGACAGAAAATATAATGAACGACTATATCCGCAGACTGGAACGTTCGATGCTCCGCAAGTTGCGCGGGATGGAAGACTAA
- a CDS encoding VCBS repeat-containing protein, with product MKKFIISISSLFIILSFCPSLWAGEPARVAIIPFDVHAPGDLSYLQDGIFDMLASRIAWEGKVVVLEKHAVKDICQKYTGNLNEISAKKLGQDLKVDYILFGSLTVLGNSSSLDAKIVATNLNQPAMSVYTQTKSLDEVIPRVDEFAGDINAKIFGRTPVITRAAVAPPKEQTTVAAHPQRILLSSQEEEPSSNLHPDFIQLSAKQKKAGFWKSQEFPAVMRGMQVTDLDGDGQKEMAFITQTDVWIYRQKGEKLDEVKHIKGKSTYDQLSVDVGDINGNGTPEIYVSNLSSGNVDSFVLEWNGSDFVRIAEHLRWYLRITKLAGGNLTIVGQQKDINSPFTLAVCELLWVNKKLQAGEQLRLPVGANVFNFTIADIDGDKTLETVMIDEHNKLKVYAASGELRWKGDEPYGETINFVMVNPNRTRSDTEERIYLPSRIIVTDLNKDGIADLIVNRNLSTASRLLRNFKEYTSSEIYLLSWDGLGLAESWKTRKISGGVCDYQLVDTDGKDHYELFVGIIMRTGVAPLVSGKSTIISYRLNVSQDE from the coding sequence ATGAAAAAGTTTATTATATCAATAAGTAGTCTATTTATAATTCTGAGTTTCTGCCCATCGCTTTGGGCCGGAGAACCGGCCAGAGTTGCCATTATCCCCTTCGATGTCCATGCGCCGGGTGATCTGTCCTACCTACAGGACGGCATTTTCGACATGCTCGCCAGCCGTATTGCCTGGGAGGGGAAAGTCGTAGTGCTGGAAAAACACGCGGTTAAAGATATATGCCAGAAATATACGGGCAATTTAAATGAAATATCGGCCAAAAAACTGGGGCAGGATTTAAAGGTCGATTACATCCTTTTCGGCAGCCTTACGGTACTCGGAAATTCAAGCAGCCTGGACGCCAAAATAGTAGCCACAAATCTTAACCAGCCGGCCATGTCCGTTTATACTCAGACAAAAAGTCTGGATGAAGTCATTCCTAGAGTAGATGAATTTGCCGGGGATATAAATGCCAAGATATTTGGCCGGACTCCGGTTATCACCCGTGCCGCCGTCGCCCCGCCTAAGGAACAAACGACGGTTGCAGCCCATCCACAGCGGATTTTATTGTCCAGCCAGGAAGAAGAGCCATCTTCTAATCTACATCCGGATTTTATTCAACTTTCTGCCAAACAAAAGAAGGCCGGTTTTTGGAAGAGCCAGGAGTTTCCAGCCGTTATGCGCGGGATGCAGGTAACCGACCTGGACGGCGATGGACAGAAAGAAATGGCTTTCATCACCCAGACAGATGTCTGGATATACCGGCAAAAAGGTGAAAAACTGGACGAGGTAAAACATATCAAGGGCAAATCCACCTATGATCAACTTTCCGTGGACGTAGGGGATATAAACGGTAACGGGACCCCTGAAATTTACGTGTCCAACCTGAGTTCCGGCAACGTGGATTCATTCGTTCTGGAATGGAACGGCTCAGATTTTGTGCGCATCGCCGAACATCTCCGCTGGTATCTCAGGATAACTAAGCTGGCAGGTGGCAACCTGACCATAGTCGGCCAGCAAAAAGATATTAATAGTCCCTTTACGTTGGCCGTTTGCGAGCTGCTATGGGTAAATAAAAAGTTACAGGCCGGAGAACAACTTCGCCTGCCTGTAGGCGCTAACGTATTCAATTTCACGATAGCGGACATTGACGGGGATAAGACCCTAGAAACTGTCATGATTGATGAACACAATAAACTCAAGGTTTATGCTGCCTCCGGTGAACTGCGCTGGAAAGGTGACGAACCCTATGGAGAAACTATTAATTTTGTTATGGTCAACCCCAACCGCACACGCTCTGACACTGAAGAAAGGATATATCTGCCCTCACGGATCATTGTGACCGATCTAAACAAAGATGGTATTGCCGACCTTATAGTAAACAGAAACCTTTCTACCGCATCCCGATTATTGCGAAACTTCAAAGAATATACCAGCAGCGAGATATATTTGCTCAGCTGGGACGGGCTGGGCCTGGCAGAAAGTTGGAAGACACGTAAGATATCCGGTGGAGTCTGTGATTATCAGTTAGTAGATACCGATGGAAAAGACCATTACGAACTCTTTGTCGGTATCATAATGAGAACCGGCGTCGCACCCCTTGTTTCCGGCAAAAGCACGATAATCAGCTATAGACTCAACGTCAGTCAGGACGAATAG
- a CDS encoding VTT domain-containing protein yields the protein MDKGNPYRKVLFWGIIFVCLSLFGLVLLYNSLSVIGFDKFGDLLSDREKVRDFVASFGPLAPLAFIGLQIMQVVISPIPGEATGFIGGYLFGAVKGLIYSTIGLTLGSWLAFSISRLFAPYVARRLGQTKIYDKFNFIVEHQGVIIAFILFLLPGFPKDYLCYLLGLSLMPTSVFLVIAAVGRIPGTLLLTLQGSKMFDQEYVTFCVLLGVSLGAVILSYIFRQKIYGLIQRLHAKNARATD from the coding sequence ATGGACAAGGGCAATCCCTACAGAAAGGTATTATTCTGGGGCATTATCTTTGTATGTCTCTCGTTATTCGGACTGGTATTGCTTTATAACTCCTTATCAGTCATTGGGTTTGACAAATTTGGAGACCTGCTTTCTGACCGGGAAAAGGTCCGGGATTTTGTGGCCTCTTTCGGTCCGCTGGCGCCTCTGGCCTTTATCGGCCTCCAGATAATGCAGGTGGTAATCTCCCCGATTCCGGGCGAAGCCACTGGATTTATCGGCGGATACCTCTTTGGCGCGGTTAAAGGATTAATATATTCGACTATTGGATTAACTCTGGGTTCATGGTTGGCCTTTAGTATCTCCAGACTGTTTGCGCCCTATGTCGCCCGCCGTTTAGGCCAGACGAAAATCTACGATAAGTTCAACTTCATAGTCGAGCACCAGGGTGTTATTATAGCCTTTATCCTTTTTTTATTGCCGGGGTTCCCAAAGGATTATCTATGTTATCTCCTGGGGCTTAGCCTCATGCCCACCAGCGTCTTTCTCGTCATCGCTGCGGTTGGCCGCATACCCGGTACGTTGCTCCTTACCCTCCAGGGGAGCAAGATGTTCGATCAGGAGTATGTTACTTTTTGCGTTCTGCTCGGGGTATCCTTGGGTGCGGTTATTCTTTCATATATTTTCAGACAGAAAATTTACGGATTAATCCAGAGACTACATGCGAAAAACGCTCGCGCAACAGACTAA
- the larC gene encoding nickel pincer cofactor biosynthesis protein LarC translates to MRKTLAQQTKTSGHLRASSILYFDCLGGISGNMVVGALLDMGLPLEKLRGELKKLSLKGYHCRAHRSRKYPISSIFFEVDVREKTPPERRFVDIRELISESHLDAPVKKISLNIFKRLAGAEAHVHNTPLARVHFHEVGGVDTIVDIVGAAIGFNYFGIKEFYCSPLPMSRGWITSSHGRLPLPAPATLALLKGAPTYPVDSQVELVTPTGAAIVTTLAKNFGQMPAMRIDKAGYGAGASELSEIPNLLRLVSGHPLTIPESRPVTVIESHIDDMNPEFYDHLMDKLFEAGALDVSLSPIQMKKNRPGTLLRVISPEALKNLLMEIILRETTTLGLRYYEARRFAVERIAGQVRTEWGLVTVKIARGTDGRRVVYPEYEECRKIANKYNVPLKYVYQKIALAGAGEL, encoded by the coding sequence ATGCGAAAAACGCTCGCGCAACAGACTAAGACCTCAGGGCATCTCAGAGCTTCTTCTATTCTGTACTTCGACTGCCTTGGGGGCATAAGCGGCAATATGGTGGTGGGGGCGCTTCTGGACATGGGATTACCCCTGGAAAAACTGAGGGGCGAGCTAAAGAAGCTCTCCTTAAAAGGGTATCATTGCCGCGCCCATCGTTCTAGAAAATATCCCATCAGCAGCATATTTTTTGAGGTAGATGTAAGGGAAAAGACGCCCCCGGAGCGCCGGTTTGTTGATATCCGGGAGCTCATATCGGAAAGTCACCTTGATGCGCCGGTGAAAAAGATAAGCCTGAATATATTTAAACGTCTCGCCGGGGCCGAGGCCCATGTCCATAACACGCCGCTGGCCAGGGTCCACTTCCATGAGGTAGGCGGTGTTGATACCATAGTCGATATCGTAGGGGCGGCTATCGGTTTTAATTACTTTGGTATAAAAGAATTCTATTGCTCGCCCCTTCCTATGTCCAGAGGCTGGATAACCTCCAGCCACGGCCGGTTGCCGCTACCCGCTCCGGCCACCCTGGCCCTCCTTAAGGGAGCGCCTACATATCCGGTGGATAGCCAGGTAGAGCTTGTAACCCCTACAGGAGCAGCTATTGTCACTACCCTGGCTAAAAATTTCGGGCAGATGCCGGCCATGCGCATCGATAAAGCAGGCTATGGCGCAGGCGCGTCTGAACTGTCAGAAATACCAAACCTCCTGCGCCTGGTCTCCGGGCACCCTTTGACGATCCCCGAATCAAGGCCGGTCACGGTCATTGAGTCGCATATCGACGACATGAATCCGGAATTTTATGACCACCTGATGGACAAATTGTTTGAGGCCGGGGCGCTGGATGTCTCTCTATCTCCCATACAAATGAAGAAAAACCGGCCGGGGACGCTGTTGCGGGTAATAAGTCCTGAAGCGCTGAAAAACTTGCTTATGGAGATCATATTGCGTGAAACCACCACCTTGGGACTGCGCTATTATGAAGCCAGGCGTTTTGCTGTAGAACGCATTGCGGGCCAGGTCAGGACGGAATGGGGCCTGGTAACGGTAAAGATAGCCAGGGGAACGGATGGACGGCGGGTTGTTTATCCTGAATATGAAGAATGCCGAAAAATAGCCAACAAATACAATGTTCCTCTCAAATATGTATATCAGAAGATCGCCCTGGCCGGTGCGGGAGAACTATAG
- a CDS encoding phosphatidylglycerophosphatase A codes for MRSLILFLATGAYLGRLPLAPGTWGSLWGVLFHYFLSRYSLLFYLPGLIILIFLAVIVAHQAEIITGHKDDSSIVIDEIAGMAVTLAQIPPTAWAILVGFLLFRFFDITKIFPAKMLERILPGGYGIVADDIVAGIYANLILRLVLYLNAA; via the coding sequence TTGCGCAGTCTGATACTCTTTTTGGCGACAGGGGCCTATCTCGGACGGTTACCTCTGGCCCCGGGGACGTGGGGCAGCCTGTGGGGAGTATTATTTCATTATTTCCTATCACGCTATTCGTTGCTTTTTTATCTCCCCGGCCTTATCATACTAATTTTCCTGGCGGTTATAGTCGCTCATCAGGCAGAGATTATAACCGGACATAAAGACGATTCTTCCATAGTAATTGACGAAATCGCCGGGATGGCGGTAACTCTCGCGCAAATTCCTCCAACCGCCTGGGCGATTTTGGTTGGATTTTTGCTCTTTCGTTTTTTTGATATTACCAAGATATTTCCTGCTAAAATGCTTGAGAGAATATTGCCCGGAGGTTACGGTATAGTGGCTGACGACATTGTCGCAGGCATATATGCCAACTTGATTTTACGCCTTGTCCTTTACCTGAACGCAGCCTAA